In Leptolyngbya sp. 'hensonii', the following proteins share a genomic window:
- the rnc gene encoding ribonuclease III, with protein MHKLLMFNDEKLLRRALTHRSYINENSGEGGDNERLEFLGDAILNFLSGEYLYQVNPEMGEDDMTRRRSALVDEKQLARFAVEVGLDFRMRLGQGAIRDGGYQNPNLLSSTFEAVIGAYYLDNSRNIEVLRPLVAQLFDSVPKEVMAVRSNIDSKNKFQELMQANGAATPPKYVTEKSGGADHAPEFISRVYVDGKLYGEGQGSSKKNAEKQAAEDALAKLRK; from the coding sequence ATGCATAAACTCTTGATGTTTAACGACGAGAAGCTTTTACGCCGAGCCCTCACCCATCGCTCATATATCAATGAAAACTCTGGAGAAGGTGGAGATAACGAGCGTCTAGAGTTTCTAGGTGATGCTATTCTAAATTTCCTGAGTGGTGAATATCTGTATCAGGTTAATCCTGAGATGGGAGAAGATGACATGACCCGACGGCGGTCAGCACTTGTAGATGAAAAACAGCTTGCCAGATTTGCTGTTGAAGTTGGCTTGGATTTCAGAATGCGTTTGGGACAAGGTGCTATTCGTGATGGTGGTTATCAGAATCCAAATCTTCTTAGCAGCACTTTTGAGGCAGTGATTGGTGCTTACTATCTAGATAACAGTCGCAACATTGAGGTGCTACGCCCTTTAGTAGCGCAACTATTTGATTCTGTGCCAAAAGAAGTGATGGCAGTTCGCTCAAATATTGACTCTAAAAATAAGTTCCAGGAACTCATGCAGGCAAATGGAGCAGCAACTCCTCCAAAGTACGTCACAGAAAAATCAGGTGGGGCAGATCATGCTCCAGAGTTTATTTCTAGGGTTTATGTGGATGGCAAACTCTACGGCGAGGGTCAAGGTAGCAGTAAGAAAAATGCAGAAAAGCAGGCTGCTGAAGATGCTCTAGCCAAGTTGAGAAAATGA
- a CDS encoding thiamine pyrophosphate-binding protein — MTAAATHWFKVLELDELPEGRVKTVTVGHKSLAMTHYNGQYGALDNRCPHQGGPLGEGSIENGLLRCPWHGWDYCPLTGKPPGNLEVDDALEAFPVEVRDDGIYVTVSDEKPHLRTVTDVMAETLVNWGITHVFGMVGHSNLGLADALRRQEAQGKLTFIGIRHEGAGAFAASAYAKLTGRPAACLTIAGPGATNLLTGLWDAKVDRAPILAMTGQVSTQVLGTGNFQECDLSAAFSGVAAWSQTVLSHSKHGELMTQAIKHALLKRDVAHLIFPDEVQNELAATNAKASGPQGRITPMQIAPPPESLQQAVELLKASKRPVIIVGHGARFTMPAITELAEQLNAPVLTTFKGKGQISDYHPLGCGVLGRSGTPIASWLMNEADVLLVFGASFSNHTGIYPGKPIIQVDFDPLALGKFHPVTVPVWGEISVVVEQLQQALVGAVQTENQRSQVAERWAIWRAEKRHREQDDQGNGVNSAAIFAAMTRQVPENAVISVDVGNNTYSFGRYFECRAQSVLMSGYLGSIGFGFPGAMGAWAAVGHDRPIVSVSGDGGFGQYMGDFTTAVKYNMNITHILLNNCELGKISKEQRAGEWDVWQTSLHNPSFAKYAEICGGMGVRVTQKQDLDKAMADALGYNGPAIVEVMADVNLI; from the coding sequence ATGACTGCTGCCGCAACGCACTGGTTCAAAGTACTGGAATTGGACGAATTACCCGAAGGTCGCGTCAAAACGGTGACGGTAGGGCACAAAAGTCTGGCCATGACTCACTACAACGGTCAGTATGGTGCCCTGGATAACCGCTGCCCGCACCAAGGGGGGCCGTTGGGAGAAGGGTCGATTGAAAATGGCTTATTGCGTTGTCCCTGGCATGGCTGGGACTACTGCCCTCTGACGGGCAAACCCCCTGGAAATCTGGAGGTGGATGATGCGCTGGAAGCCTTTCCCGTAGAAGTCAGAGACGATGGCATCTATGTCACCGTCTCTGATGAAAAGCCTCACCTTCGCACTGTGACGGATGTGATGGCAGAAACCCTGGTGAACTGGGGCATCACCCATGTCTTTGGCATGGTGGGTCACTCCAACCTGGGGTTGGCAGATGCCTTGCGGCGGCAAGAAGCACAGGGGAAACTCACCTTCATCGGGATTCGCCACGAAGGAGCAGGAGCATTTGCAGCTTCTGCGTATGCCAAGCTGACAGGTCGTCCGGCTGCTTGCTTAACCATCGCTGGTCCGGGAGCCACCAACCTGCTGACCGGACTGTGGGATGCCAAAGTCGATCGCGCTCCCATCCTGGCCATGACGGGGCAAGTCAGTACCCAAGTGTTGGGTACAGGGAATTTTCAGGAATGTGATTTGTCTGCTGCTTTCAGTGGGGTAGCCGCCTGGAGCCAGACGGTTCTCAGCCACAGCAAGCATGGCGAGTTAATGACTCAAGCCATCAAACATGCTCTGCTCAAACGGGATGTGGCTCATCTGATTTTTCCGGATGAAGTGCAGAATGAACTGGCTGCAACCAATGCTAAAGCGTCTGGTCCCCAAGGACGCATCACGCCGATGCAGATCGCACCCCCCCCAGAATCCTTGCAGCAAGCCGTTGAACTCCTGAAAGCCTCAAAGCGTCCTGTGATTATTGTCGGTCACGGTGCTCGTTTTACGATGCCAGCAATTACTGAGCTGGCAGAACAGTTGAATGCTCCGGTGTTGACCACTTTCAAGGGGAAAGGACAAATCTCCGATTACCATCCCCTGGGTTGTGGGGTGCTGGGGCGTAGCGGGACTCCGATCGCCTCCTGGTTGATGAACGAGGCTGATGTGCTGCTGGTGTTTGGCGCATCGTTCTCAAACCATACGGGGATTTATCCCGGCAAGCCCATTATTCAAGTTGATTTCGATCCCTTAGCCCTGGGTAAGTTTCATCCAGTGACCGTACCGGTGTGGGGTGAAATTAGCGTGGTGGTAGAGCAGTTGCAACAGGCATTGGTGGGCGCTGTTCAGACCGAGAATCAGCGATCGCAAGTAGCAGAACGTTGGGCGATCTGGCGCGCGGAGAAACGCCATCGGGAACAGGATGACCAGGGCAATGGGGTGAATTCTGCTGCGATTTTTGCCGCGATGACCCGCCAGGTTCCTGAAAATGCAGTGATCTCGGTAGATGTGGGAAACAATACCTACTCCTTTGGCCGATACTTTGAGTGCCGTGCTCAGTCCGTGCTGATGTCGGGCTACCTGGGTTCTATTGGCTTCGGTTTTCCGGGGGCAATGGGAGCCTGGGCCGCTGTGGGGCACGATCGCCCCATTGTCTCTGTCTCTGGAGATGGCGGCTTTGGCCAGTATATGGGGGATTTTACCACCGCCGTGAAATACAACATGAACATTACCCACATCCTGCTCAACAACTGCGAGCTGGGCAAAATCAGCAAGGAACAGCGAGCTGGAGAATGGGATGTGTGGCAAACATCCTTACACAATCCCAGCTTTGCTAAGTATGCTGAAATCTGCGGTGGCATGGGCGTGCGGGTCACCCAAAAGCAAGACTTAGACAAAGCGATGGCGGATGCCCTGGGCTATAACGGTCCGGCGATCGTGGAAGTGATGGCAGACGTGAACTTGATCTAA
- a CDS encoding DUF433 domain-containing protein — protein MSYRDIITIEPDKRGGKPCIRRMRITVYDVLGWLAVGMSTAEIIDDFPELTETDIRACLEFAADRDHRLVASVSAA, from the coding sequence ATGAGCTATCGAGACATTATCACAATTGAGCCTGACAAACGTGGGGGGAAGCCTTGTATTCGTCGGATGCGGATTACAGTGTATGACGTTCTTGGGTGGCTAGCTGTTGGAATGTCTACTGCTGAAATTATTGATGATTTTCCAGAACTGACAGAAACAGACATAAGAGCTTGTCTGGAGTTTGCGGCTGATCGCGACCATCGTTTAGTTGCGTCGGTGAGTGCTGCTTGA
- a CDS encoding SDR family NAD(P)-dependent oxidoreductase, which produces MVVEVSYHRCIVPLWFTNNAGMIGSGGLFTATSVETAQWEMNTNYFGTLLMVRAFAPILQRNGGGAFASGGTTCIVNMMSVVSITNAPVFVSYRASKAALNS; this is translated from the coding sequence GTGGTTGTTGAGGTTTCCTACCACCGTTGCATTGTGCCGTTATGGTTCACTAACAATGCTGGCATGATCGGCTCTGGTGGGCTATTTACTGCGACCAGTGTGGAAACGGCTCAGTGGGAGATGAATACCAACTACTTCGGTACGCTTTTGATGGTGCGGGCCTTTGCACCGATCTTGCAACGTAATGGTGGCGGCGCGTTCGCCTCTGGCGGCACAACGTGCATCGTCAACATGATGTCGGTGGTATCCATTACTAATGCCCCTGTATTTGTTTCCTACAGAGCTTCCAAAGCTGCCCTCAATTCCTGA
- a CDS encoding DUF5615 family PIN-like protein: protein MKLLFDQNLSRKLVTRLADIFPNASHVQFHGLAEKTDTEIWEFAKLNNFCIVTQDADFAERSRLYGSPPKVVWLRCGNTPTHEVEALIRAGQEAIQELLEKPALHCLELH, encoded by the coding sequence TTGAAACTACTATTTGATCAGAACCTAAGCCGAAAACTGGTTACTCGCTTGGCTGATATTTTCCCTAATGCAAGCCATGTACAATTTCATGGTTTAGCAGAGAAGACAGATACAGAAATTTGGGAATTTGCCAAGTTAAACAACTTCTGTATTGTGACTCAAGATGCGGACTTTGCAGAGAGAAGCCGTCTATATGGCTCCCCACCGAAAGTAGTGTGGTTAAGATGTGGCAACACACCTACTCACGAAGTTGAAGCTCTCATCCGTGCCGGACAAGAAGCAATTCAAGAGCTTTTAGAAAAACCCGCTCTTCACTGTTTAGAACTACATTAA
- a CDS encoding HNH endonuclease encodes MILDHLKPKSRVGSNSLENLRLACLPCNNSRGNSLYPPRQSRSCTNQVLVN; translated from the coding sequence ATAATCCTCGACCATCTAAAACCTAAAAGTCGAGTTGGTTCAAACTCCCTAGAAAATCTACGGTTGGCATGTTTGCCCTGTAATAACTCTCGTGGGAATAGTCTCTATCCACCTCGACAATCCCGTTCTTGCACAAATCAGGTTTTAGTGAATTAA
- a CDS encoding glutamate synthase-related protein: MVNKIKIAVWHEIPDRQPVGAIAEGIDLVMVRWDDQVSVLYGRCQHRGALMADGYIEGNNIVCGVHQWDYRFDSGVSAYSNNEALDKFEAWVENGDVYIDADEIIAWKQNHPQPYDRDAYQGQYADIHGTIEEPHTQLIHALATSGLSKTGHHGPVAAMGIPAPELPQWAKLQFVTAQLARLPQLEDVAVGTELVIGPQSKQPLKLDIPLFVSDMSFGALSEEAKVALAKGAELAGTGICSGEGGMLPEEQGNNSRYFYELASARFGFSLDKLMQVQAFHFKCGQGAKTGTGGHLPGNKVKGRIAEVRGLKEGQPAVSPPRFPDWESVEDFRKFAETVRDTTGGIPIGVKLSAQHVEQDIEAALRIGVDYIILDGRGGGTGAAPLIFRDNISVPTMPALARARRYLNQRGATHVTLIVTGGLRTPADFAKALALGADGVALSNAAIQAIGCLGMRACHTDNCPVGIATQKEHLRSRLIIDEAAQRLNRFFRASTELMQVMARACGHTHLNQFCLDDLTTWDREMAYLTGVNYAGVMPL; this comes from the coding sequence ATGGTAAACAAAATCAAGATTGCAGTGTGGCATGAGATTCCCGATCGCCAACCTGTTGGGGCGATCGCTGAGGGAATTGATTTGGTGATGGTGCGCTGGGACGACCAGGTATCCGTACTTTATGGTCGCTGTCAACACCGGGGTGCCCTGATGGCAGATGGTTATATCGAGGGCAACAACATCGTCTGTGGCGTTCATCAGTGGGACTATCGGTTTGACAGCGGCGTGAGTGCTTACAGCAACAACGAAGCCCTGGATAAGTTTGAAGCCTGGGTTGAAAATGGCGATGTCTATATTGATGCCGACGAAATTATTGCTTGGAAACAAAACCATCCCCAACCCTACGATCGGGATGCTTACCAGGGCCAATATGCGGATATCCACGGCACGATTGAGGAACCCCACACCCAGCTGATCCACGCACTAGCCACGAGTGGGCTCTCCAAAACCGGCCACCACGGCCCCGTCGCGGCCATGGGTATTCCGGCTCCAGAGCTTCCCCAATGGGCAAAACTTCAGTTTGTAACCGCGCAATTGGCTCGGCTGCCCCAGTTAGAGGATGTGGCAGTGGGCACAGAGTTAGTCATTGGTCCCCAATCCAAGCAACCCCTCAAACTCGACATTCCCCTTTTTGTCTCCGATATGAGCTTTGGTGCCCTATCAGAAGAGGCGAAAGTTGCCCTGGCAAAGGGAGCAGAACTCGCTGGAACCGGTATTTGTTCAGGGGAAGGCGGCATGTTGCCAGAGGAACAAGGTAATAACAGTCGTTACTTCTATGAATTGGCATCCGCTCGCTTTGGCTTTTCGTTGGACAAGCTGATGCAAGTGCAGGCATTTCACTTCAAATGCGGTCAGGGCGCTAAAACGGGCACAGGTGGTCACCTGCCGGGAAACAAAGTGAAGGGTAGAATTGCGGAAGTCCGGGGTCTAAAGGAAGGGCAACCCGCCGTTTCTCCCCCCCGGTTCCCTGACTGGGAATCGGTTGAAGACTTTCGCAAATTTGCTGAGACAGTGCGCGATACGACAGGGGGCATTCCCATCGGGGTCAAACTGTCGGCACAGCACGTTGAGCAAGATATCGAAGCAGCACTCCGGATTGGCGTGGACTACATTATTCTGGATGGACGAGGGGGTGGCACGGGCGCAGCCCCATTGATCTTCCGAGATAACATCTCTGTGCCCACGATGCCAGCCTTAGCCAGAGCGAGACGCTATCTTAATCAACGGGGGGCCACCCATGTCACCTTGATTGTGACCGGAGGCTTGAGGACGCCAGCCGATTTCGCCAAAGCCTTAGCGCTAGGAGCCGATGGCGTTGCGCTCTCCAATGCGGCGATTCAGGCGATCGGCTGTCTGGGGATGCGCGCCTGCCATACCGACAACTGCCCGGTTGGCATTGCGACCCAAAAAGAACACCTGCGATCGCGATTGATCATCGACGAAGCAGCACAACGCTTGAACCGCTTCTTCCGTGCCTCAACAGAACTCATGCAAGTGATGGCTCGCGCCTGTGGTCATACCCACCTGAATCAATTCTGTCTGGATGATTTGACCACCTGGGATCGGGAGATGGCCTATCTCACTGGGGTCAACTATGCCGGAGTCATGCCCCTTTAG